One window of the Methanomicrobia archaeon genome contains the following:
- a CDS encoding transposase translates to MLSELLRWNGGIIAVPNGAKYNLQETLNVLAYAATSTNNSPEAAANELRRTNPEASVPSADTVLGYIKSANSVEGILSYFRALNSRFLPLLKIPDTPQDFAIDFHNESYCGEKNAEGVRGIQPKNGTSWGYVYFTLDWLGSPAHTLDIVNVTGLNKDYAALVRGVILRLQALKLRSGTIFADREFFNLAVISTCSELGVEFIMAAEADKRINKLLKRHKEEQGFEAAVFKYRFLDERSPDFYLVAIPNREYDPRKRAGPKNKEFLLFATSIAFDSPEEFVKRVPQSYRARWKIETGYRVKKEFKIRTCTRSYAARVLFFVVQCIMHNFLNLLKRVLRITARQLKTRIIEDLERYLRRGGFRRQLSLRALYEKITRYDQQRALELWARLAGT, encoded by the coding sequence AACTCGCCCGAAGCGGCGGCAAATGAGCTGCGGCGGACGAACCCTGAGGCTTCTGTTCCTTCCGCCGATACGGTACTCGGCTATATCAAAAGTGCGAACAGCGTCGAGGGGATTCTTTCATACTTCAGAGCGCTTAATTCCCGCTTTCTGCCGCTGCTGAAGATTCCGGACACGCCGCAGGACTTTGCCATCGACTTCCACAACGAGAGCTACTGTGGTGAGAAGAACGCAGAAGGCGTGCGAGGGATCCAACCGAAGAACGGCACGTCCTGGGGGTATGTATATTTCACCCTCGACTGGCTCGGCAGCCCGGCTCATACCCTGGACATCGTGAACGTCACGGGGCTGAACAAGGATTACGCTGCGCTCGTGAGGGGTGTTATACTGCGGCTACAGGCGCTGAAACTCCGCAGTGGAACGATCTTCGCAGATCGCGAGTTCTTCAATCTCGCGGTGATTTCCACGTGCTCAGAACTCGGCGTTGAGTTCATCATGGCTGCTGAGGCGGATAAGCGGATAAATAAGCTCCTGAAGCGGCATAAAGAAGAGCAGGGGTTTGAAGCAGCGGTATTCAAGTACCGCTTCCTAGATGAGCGGAGTCCGGACTTTTATCTCGTTGCGATACCCAATCGCGAGTACGATCCGCGGAAGCGCGCGGGGCCGAAGAACAAGGAGTTTCTGCTCTTCGCTACCAGCATCGCATTCGATTCGCCGGAAGAGTTCGTAAAACGGGTCCCCCAGAGCTACCGAGCACGATGGAAGATCGAGACCGGCTACCGGGTGAAGAAGGAGTTCAAGATACGAACGTGCACACGATCGTACGCCGCACGAGTGCTCTTCTTCGTCGTTCAATGCATCATGCACAATTTCCTGAATCTCTTGAAGCGGGTTCTGCGTATTACCGCGCGTCAACTGAAGACGCGGATCATAGAAGACCTCGAGCGCTACCTTAGGCGTGGCGGATTTCGCAGACAGCTCTCGTTACGGGCACTTTACGAGAAGATAACGCGCTATGATCAGCAGCGAGCGCTGGAGCTCTGGGCTCGGTTAGCCGGAACGT